The proteins below come from a single Saccharophagus degradans 2-40 genomic window:
- a CDS encoding alpha/beta hydrolase codes for MKFVLLVVLTALFSSQSFAQAQSGWRAESFTLNSKILKQNKLDLNLQREVWVWLPPGYDSSNKRYPVIHYIHNYGWSAQQMHEVDSIGETFGRALERNQTNEFIFVVGDYRATHTPGTFCGNNKVVGHWWDHVKEELVPAIDKRYRTLAKPSSRGVSGDSIGGYCAIRLAMERPGVFSSVYAIHPVGTTISGDRLLRSLPNWRIMNEAKSYDALSEMEGYTPVFLLMAQSHVPNLSKPPFYADFMMDIVNGELAVNPNSVTRLSDNFPLINRVRHSVDELKSLRGFMFDWGRYDPNFGHINSNQRFTRELAEYDIPHFAEEHGGTEWSDTWIPFGRVEDRMLPFFRRFLEAE; via the coding sequence ATGAAATTCGTATTGCTTGTTGTGCTTACCGCACTTTTTTCTTCGCAGAGTTTTGCGCAGGCCCAATCCGGTTGGCGTGCGGAATCTTTTACTCTTAATTCTAAAATACTTAAGCAAAATAAGTTGGACCTAAACCTGCAGCGCGAGGTATGGGTTTGGCTGCCGCCTGGCTACGACTCATCTAATAAGCGTTACCCGGTTATTCACTACATACACAACTATGGCTGGAGCGCCCAGCAAATGCATGAGGTGGACAGCATTGGCGAAACGTTTGGGCGCGCATTAGAGCGCAACCAAACCAACGAGTTTATTTTTGTGGTGGGAGATTACCGCGCAACCCATACGCCAGGCACCTTTTGCGGTAACAATAAAGTGGTGGGCCACTGGTGGGATCATGTAAAAGAAGAGCTGGTGCCTGCCATAGATAAACGCTACCGCACCCTTGCCAAGCCGTCATCCCGCGGTGTGTCTGGTGATTCTATTGGCGGTTACTGCGCCATACGCCTAGCAATGGAACGCCCTGGCGTATTTTCTAGCGTTTATGCCATTCACCCAGTGGGTACCACCATCAGCGGCGATAGGCTTTTACGCTCTTTACCCAATTGGCGAATAATGAATGAAGCTAAATCATACGATGCCCTAAGCGAGATGGAAGGCTACACACCGGTTTTTTTGCTAATGGCTCAGTCGCATGTACCTAACCTTAGCAAGCCACCGTTTTATGCAGATTTTATGATGGATATAGTTAACGGTGAATTAGCAGTAAACCCAAATTCGGTAACCCGTTTAAGTGATAACTTTCCACTTATTAATCGCGTGCGCCATTCGGTAGATGAACTTAAATCTTTGCGCGGTTTTATGTTTGATTGGGGCCGCTACGACCCCAACTTCGGCCACATAAATAGCAACCAACGCTTTACTCGCGAATTAGCAGAGTACGACATTCCCCATTTTGCGGAAGAGCACGGTGGCACAGAGTGGAGCGATACGTGGATTCCATTCGGCCGCGTCGAGGACCGCATGCTGCCATTCTTTAGGCGTTTTTTAGAAGCGGAATAG
- a CDS encoding DUF4955 domain-containing protein, with amino-acid sequence MRLLNNKTLRAISVLCSLTFVPCAIAEVAPLWLQFEAAKANGDEPTLPDFSYAGYDYSESELPDISSWAVFNVTDYGAIANDENYDDQAIQLAIDAAQNAGGGVVMFPAGRFLVSPNETVGENIFIRASNIVLKGAGAGDNGTEIFKVNKKVNNGEYIFEVSPTSTGESVITTVVANAQRESFEIVVADASQLSVGQRILLRADSVELAQSYYSPLTIRSEWTRLLNDGFNLREIHSIAAINGNTVRLREPLHISLTIGSTPIQVRSYNMINNIGIEDIRFKGNWDSYPEDFDHHKDDIHDYAWNALRLDNVENGWIQNVEFKDWNQGIYIDGSAALTLRNITFTGKKGHMSIHTRRSYGVLIKDSADHAGHHHGPGVGYWGCGTVYLRYQMLAGQNIDSHSGSPYATLFDNVTNGHLSNNGGPHESYPHHGKHLVAWNMTLEGGPDSYNFWSASRNGHTFAMPYFIGLQGKSVTFTEGTYSANELLGQMAEPASLFEAQLALRLGSTAPEQPEETEEPEQEPEGETGGEQQPTEETPTPQPNQPNASNTSGGGAIGGLLLTLLMVLAATTKINYITRRTGN; translated from the coding sequence ATGCGCCTACTAAATAACAAAACCCTTCGTGCTATTTCTGTATTGTGTAGTTTAACGTTTGTGCCCTGTGCTATTGCCGAGGTGGCGCCGCTTTGGTTGCAGTTTGAGGCCGCAAAGGCGAATGGCGATGAGCCAACCTTGCCGGACTTTTCTTATGCGGGTTACGACTATTCCGAGAGCGAGCTGCCAGACATTTCTAGTTGGGCCGTATTTAATGTGACGGACTACGGGGCAATAGCAAACGACGAAAACTACGATGACCAAGCCATACAGCTGGCAATAGATGCCGCACAAAACGCTGGTGGCGGTGTGGTTATGTTCCCCGCTGGCAGGTTTTTAGTTAGCCCTAACGAAACGGTGGGCGAGAATATTTTTATTCGCGCTAGCAACATAGTGCTAAAAGGCGCGGGCGCTGGTGATAACGGAACAGAAATATTTAAAGTAAATAAAAAAGTAAATAACGGCGAGTATATTTTTGAGGTTTCGCCAACAAGCACTGGCGAATCGGTGATTACAACTGTAGTAGCAAATGCACAGCGCGAAAGTTTCGAAATAGTAGTTGCCGATGCATCACAACTGAGTGTGGGCCAGCGTATTTTATTGCGAGCAGATAGCGTGGAATTAGCGCAATCGTATTATTCCCCGCTTACCATTCGCAGCGAATGGACGCGATTACTAAACGACGGCTTTAACCTGCGAGAAATTCACTCTATTGCCGCAATTAACGGCAACACCGTGCGCCTTAGAGAACCACTACACATAAGCCTAACTATAGGTTCTACGCCCATTCAGGTGCGTAGTTACAACATGATAAATAACATAGGTATAGAAGATATTCGCTTTAAAGGTAATTGGGATTCCTACCCCGAAGACTTCGATCACCATAAAGACGATATTCACGATTACGCATGGAACGCACTAAGGTTAGATAACGTAGAAAACGGCTGGATACAAAACGTAGAATTTAAAGATTGGAACCAAGGTATTTATATAGACGGCTCTGCAGCACTTACCCTGCGTAATATTACCTTTACCGGTAAGAAGGGGCATATGTCTATTCATACGCGGCGCTCTTACGGTGTATTAATAAAAGATAGTGCCGACCACGCAGGCCATCACCACGGGCCGGGTGTTGGCTACTGGGGTTGCGGCACTGTGTACCTGCGTTACCAAATGTTAGCTGGCCAAAATATAGATAGCCATTCGGGCAGCCCCTACGCAACGCTGTTTGATAATGTAACTAACGGTCACCTTTCTAACAACGGCGGCCCACACGAAAGTTACCCGCACCACGGTAAACATTTAGTCGCATGGAATATGACTTTAGAAGGCGGGCCAGATAGCTATAATTTTTGGTCGGCGTCTCGCAACGGCCACACCTTCGCCATGCCGTATTTTATTGGCTTGCAGGGTAAAAGCGTTACCTTTACCGAAGGCACCTATAGCGCTAATGAATTGCTAGGGCAAATGGCCGAGCCTGCTTCTTTATTTGAAGCGCAACTTGCCTTGCGCCTTGGTAGCACTGCGCCCGAGCAACCAGAAGAAACAGAAGAACCAGAACAAGAGCCAGAGGGTGAAACCGGTGGCGAGCAACAACCAACAGAAGAAACCCCTACACCACAACCCAATCAGCCAAACGCCAGCAACACATCGGGTGGTGGAGCCATAGGTGGGCTATTGCTCACATTGTTGATGGTGCTGGCAGCTACTACCAAAATTAATTACATAACGCGCCGCACAGGTAATTAA
- a CDS encoding fatty acid desaturase CarF family protein encodes MTDILVVIVQVALIICVADLISGVAHWAQDRFDTRSIPVFNELFIYKANEHHLHPNRSSQYSWLTRNKYALIISTFFIFPAWLCSFLSWQTGLLILVLLVSSEIHIACHRPNNHKNWLVNTLQKIGCIQSNQHHLQHHQNDNTHYCIITNYVNPVVDKIGFFPLLDRIIIKNVRVTS; translated from the coding sequence ATGACTGACATATTAGTAGTTATCGTTCAAGTTGCCCTTATTATTTGTGTTGCTGACTTAATCTCAGGTGTAGCTCATTGGGCACAGGATAGGTTTGATACTCGTTCGATTCCTGTTTTTAATGAATTATTTATATATAAAGCAAACGAACATCATTTACACCCGAATCGGTCCAGTCAGTATAGTTGGCTTACACGCAATAAGTACGCGCTGATTATATCTACTTTTTTTATCTTTCCTGCTTGGCTCTGTTCTTTTTTATCTTGGCAGACCGGGTTATTAATTCTAGTTTTACTTGTCTCCAGTGAAATCCATATCGCCTGTCATCGCCCAAACAACCATAAAAACTGGCTTGTAAATACGCTACAAAAAATCGGCTGTATTCAATCTAACCAGCATCACCTGCAACACCACCAGAATGACAATACGCACTACTGCATAATAACTAATTACGTTAATCCGGTAGTAGATAAAATTGGCTTCTTTCCACTACTTGATAGAATCATAATTAAAAATGTACGAGTTACATCATAA
- a CDS encoding ion transporter produces MTNVREKGSALYQMVLLFLSVYVLGAILIESFLVTDEEIKQVLQYVDLLVCIFFLADFIVNFTSAKSKLEYMKWGWLDLISSIPAIDPLRWGRISKVVRIIRYLRAIKSIKVLLNSLHASKFETLSLCVFLVVFLTFTLSSAIILEFERGLGSPIVTAEAALWWAFLNLLNAKSSIDQALSTEGITATIFLNKVGLLLFAYLNSMLVAWLVMQKKSRENSNCDGIGEG; encoded by the coding sequence GTGACCAATGTGAGAGAAAAGGGTTCGGCCCTGTATCAAATGGTTCTACTCTTTTTAAGTGTGTATGTACTGGGGGCGATACTCATCGAATCCTTTTTAGTAACAGATGAAGAAATAAAACAAGTACTGCAATACGTAGATTTATTAGTTTGTATTTTCTTTCTAGCTGATTTTATTGTGAATTTCACATCCGCAAAATCAAAACTGGAATACATGAAATGGGGCTGGTTAGATTTAATCTCATCAATACCGGCTATAGATCCGCTTAGGTGGGGCCGCATATCGAAAGTTGTGCGCATTATTCGCTACTTAAGGGCAATAAAATCTATAAAAGTGCTACTTAATAGTTTACATGCAAGTAAGTTCGAAACGTTATCTCTATGCGTGTTTCTAGTTGTATTCTTAACCTTTACTTTATCTTCGGCAATTATATTGGAATTCGAACGAGGTTTGGGCTCCCCTATAGTAACTGCCGAGGCTGCACTTTGGTGGGCGTTTCTAAACCTGTTAAACGCAAAGTCATCAATCGATCAGGCGCTAAGCACAGAAGGCATAACGGCAACCATTTTTCTTAATAAAGTTGGCCTTTTATTGTTTGCTTATTTGAACTCTATGTTGGTAGCTTGGTTGGTTATGCAGAAGAAGTCGAGAGAAAATAGTAACTGTGATGGTATTGGTGAAGGTTAG
- a CDS encoding BRCT domain-containing protein — MDIFTRFNRNKIADRQLDTLIGLSKGIAADGNVNQAEAEFLQSWLVQNGQSEHPVILNLLSKVSEALADGVLDEEESRELLTILRTISGESSEIGEVAKTSALPLCSPAPKLEFAGKSYLFTGTCAYGNRKQCQAAIETLGGVVASSVTKKLDVLVLGTYVTESWAHETFGRKIEKAMAYRESGLPIAIVSEQHWVNEAGV; from the coding sequence ATGGATATTTTTACTAGATTCAACAGAAATAAAATAGCCGATAGGCAATTAGATACCCTTATTGGTTTGAGTAAAGGCATTGCCGCCGATGGTAATGTTAACCAAGCCGAAGCGGAGTTTTTACAGAGCTGGCTGGTTCAAAACGGTCAATCTGAACACCCTGTTATTCTCAATCTACTCAGTAAAGTTTCCGAAGCCCTAGCCGACGGCGTGCTAGACGAAGAAGAATCGCGCGAGTTACTCACTATACTTCGTACGATTTCTGGTGAAAGCAGTGAAATTGGCGAAGTAGCAAAAACGTCCGCTTTGCCTCTATGCTCCCCTGCACCTAAATTGGAATTTGCGGGTAAATCCTATTTGTTTACTGGCACCTGCGCCTACGGCAACCGAAAGCAGTGCCAAGCGGCTATCGAAACACTTGGCGGCGTAGTGGCTAGTAGCGTAACAAAAAAATTAGATGTGCTTGTATTGGGTACCTACGTTACCGAAAGTTGGGCACACGAAACATTTGGTCGAAAAATAGAAAAGGCAATGGCGTATAGAGAGTCTGGTTTACCTATTGCAATTGTTAGCGAGCAGCATTGGGTGAATGAGGCTGGGGTTTAG
- a CDS encoding PRC-barrel domain-containing protein: MKLSISALALVGALTTGTVYAEGQLNQDTNPQYQDRSSEQFDARTELQPKNLSTNQGLQTPILASDLIDKDVEDSQGREVGEVEDVVIDQSGKEMALIVEVGGFLGMGEKSVSIPMSELTIIKNADNERTIQINHTKRELESMPTWTEDNVNQLSFR; the protein is encoded by the coding sequence ATGAAACTATCAATATCCGCATTAGCTCTTGTAGGCGCTTTAACCACTGGCACTGTGTATGCCGAAGGCCAACTAAACCAAGATACCAACCCTCAATATCAAGATCGCTCATCAGAGCAATTCGATGCTCGCACTGAGCTGCAACCTAAAAACTTAAGCACTAATCAAGGGCTACAAACCCCCATTCTTGCCAGCGACTTAATTGACAAAGATGTGGAAGATTCACAAGGTCGTGAAGTGGGCGAAGTAGAAGATGTGGTTATCGACCAATCAGGCAAAGAAATGGCGCTTATAGTGGAAGTGGGCGGCTTTTTGGGAATGGGTGAAAAATCTGTTTCAATTCCAATGTCTGAACTTACTATTATCAAAAACGCCGACAATGAGCGTACCATTCAAATCAACCACACTAAGCGCGAATTAGAATCGATGCCTACGTGGACTGAAGACAATGTAAACCAGCTTAGCTTCCGATAG
- a CDS encoding glycosyl hydrolase family 18 protein, translating into MNLTKFAVAALSVAVLSACGGGAGNSPSPGAGSNTNTESASSSSSSSSSSSTSSTSSSSSSSSGSAEVNVDIDVDIDVENGSSSSSSSGSSSSSTGGGDITIIDEIESSTSSSTSSSSSSGATSSSSTSSSSSSSSSSSSSGATGSSSSSSGAGSTSSSSSSSSSSSSSSSSSSSSSSSSSSSTGGGNAGVDAELGYSIGDVYAPSFDYTAVGGERKTDNYRVIGYYMPSLDGSFPPSAIGEQQAQMLTHINYAFIGINSQLECDFIDVEKADAETQIIAELQALKNWNADLKILFSVGGWAESNDAAETVSRYRDAFAPANREHFVSSCVAFMQQHGFDGIDIDWEYPRAEDVDNFIAGLAAMRNQLDARGNGELVTIAGAGGAFFLSRYYSKLAAIVEQLDFINLMTYDLNGPWNGVTKTNFHAHLYGNNQEPRFYNALREADLGLTWEEIVERFPSPFELTVDAAIKQHLMMDIPREKIVMGVPFYGRAFFNTGSSNTGLYQTFNTPNGDPYVGDASLLVGCEACEARGEPRIATFNDIQQLIEGNYGYTRHFDDQTKAPWLYHAENNIFVTYDDAQSLVYKTDYIKQQGLGGAMFWHLGQDDSQFTLLATLHTELNGANAGSLQGGNSETDNTTDETEGNNEDNTEQNPEENTDTEETETETETETETETETETETSVEQPTAPTIAWMNTSYTGSSVTVTITWNMYWGTNGNQWQLWLDGEQVYSANLTTNGQNAQTDSKIITITGAGAHSVEVKLCNQQDINVSCASDSETITLQGGSDGATSSSSSSTSSSSSSSSSSTGGSTSSTSSSSSSTSSSSSSSSSSSSSTSGGGETDLSGVVYGEYNNTYKQTSDKIIVTYFVEWGIYGRDYHVNNIPASNLTHVLFGFIAMCGDNPHASGGAQAAIASECADKQDFEVTLVDRFANLEKTYPGDTWYDDTTGQDYNGNFGQLRKLKAQHPHLKILPSIGGWTMSTPFYEMAKNEANRAVFVESAVNFIKKYDFFDGVDIDWEYPVYGGTAPELSTAADRDAYTALMRDLRAALDELAEETGREYEITSAVGAAPEKIAAVDYASATTYMDYIFLMSYDYMGAWANTTGHHTPLYNNNEEREGFNTHASVQNLLTAGVPSSKLVVGGAFYGRGWVGTQNTNAAKSDLFPLYGQASGAAKGTWEAGVQDYRDLYDNYIGTNGTGINGFSAHYDEIAEAAYLWNSSTGEFISYDSPRSIAAKADYVKQYNLAGMLTWEIDGDNGQLLNAINESFGNEKQ; encoded by the coding sequence ATGAATTTAACTAAATTTGCAGTGGCTGCACTTAGTGTTGCCGTACTTTCTGCATGTGGCGGAGGCGCCGGTAACAGCCCTAGCCCCGGTGCAGGTTCCAATACAAATACTGAGTCGGCATCTAGCAGCTCCAGTTCCAGCTCTAGTTCTAGCACAAGTTCAACATCCAGTTCTTCTTCCAGCTCTAGTGGTTCAGCAGAAGTAAATGTAGATATTGACGTTGATATCGATGTGGAAAACGGCTCTAGTTCGAGCAGCTCATCAGGCTCTAGCTCGTCTAGCACGGGCGGTGGCGATATTACTATTATTGACGAAATAGAGAGCTCGACCAGTTCTTCTACGTCTAGCTCAAGTTCCAGTGGCGCAACAAGTTCAAGCAGTACTTCTTCGTCTAGCAGTTCTTCAAGCAGCTCTAGTTCATCTGGCGCTACCGGCTCGTCATCTAGCAGCTCTGGTGCGGGTAGTACTAGTTCATCATCAAGCTCTAGTAGCTCAAGTTCGTCTTCTAGTTCATCGTCAAGTTCTTCAAGCTCTTCTAGTTCATCAAGCACGGGCGGTGGCAATGCGGGTGTAGATGCCGAATTGGGTTACAGCATTGGCGACGTCTATGCGCCAAGCTTTGATTACACCGCAGTAGGCGGCGAGCGCAAAACAGATAACTACCGCGTTATTGGCTATTACATGCCAAGTTTAGATGGTTCGTTTCCGCCTAGCGCAATTGGTGAGCAACAAGCGCAAATGCTTACCCATATTAACTATGCATTTATTGGTATTAACAGCCAGCTAGAGTGCGATTTTATAGATGTAGAAAAAGCCGACGCAGAAACTCAAATTATTGCTGAGTTACAAGCACTAAAAAATTGGAATGCCGATTTAAAAATCCTTTTTTCTGTAGGGGGTTGGGCAGAATCTAACGACGCAGCCGAAACCGTTAGCCGCTACCGCGATGCGTTTGCACCGGCAAACCGCGAGCATTTTGTTAGCTCGTGTGTAGCCTTTATGCAACAACACGGCTTTGATGGCATAGATATAGATTGGGAATACCCTCGCGCCGAAGATGTAGATAACTTTATTGCCGGCCTAGCAGCAATGCGCAACCAATTGGATGCACGCGGCAACGGCGAGCTAGTTACCATTGCTGGCGCAGGCGGTGCGTTCTTTTTAAGCCGTTATTACAGCAAGCTAGCTGCCATAGTAGAACAGTTAGACTTTATAAATTTAATGACCTACGACCTAAACGGACCGTGGAACGGCGTAACAAAAACTAACTTTCACGCACACCTGTACGGCAACAACCAAGAGCCGCGCTTTTACAACGCGCTGCGCGAAGCAGACCTTGGTTTAACGTGGGAAGAAATAGTAGAGCGTTTTCCTAGCCCGTTCGAGCTCACCGTAGATGCCGCCATTAAACAACATTTAATGATGGATATTCCGCGCGAAAAAATTGTAATGGGCGTACCTTTTTACGGTCGTGCATTTTTTAACACAGGTTCATCAAACACCGGTTTATACCAAACCTTTAACACCCCAAATGGTGACCCCTATGTAGGTGACGCTAGCTTATTGGTTGGTTGTGAAGCCTGCGAAGCGCGCGGCGAGCCACGCATTGCTACCTTTAACGATATTCAACAACTTATAGAAGGTAACTACGGCTATACCCGTCACTTTGATGATCAAACCAAAGCGCCTTGGTTGTATCACGCAGAAAATAATATATTTGTAACCTACGACGATGCTCAATCGTTGGTGTATAAAACCGATTATATTAAACAACAAGGTTTAGGCGGTGCGATGTTTTGGCACCTAGGCCAAGATGATTCGCAATTTACTTTATTGGCTACTTTACACACCGAGCTAAACGGCGCAAACGCTGGTAGCCTGCAAGGTGGCAATAGCGAAACCGACAACACAACGGACGAAACAGAAGGCAATAACGAAGACAACACCGAACAAAACCCAGAAGAAAATACCGATACTGAAGAAACAGAAACAGAAACAGAAACAGAAACAGAAACAGAAACAGAAACAGAAACAGAAACAAGCGTAGAGCAACCCACTGCGCCAACAATAGCTTGGATGAACACAAGCTATACCGGCAGCAGTGTAACGGTCACTATTACGTGGAATATGTACTGGGGTACAAACGGCAACCAATGGCAGCTATGGTTAGATGGCGAGCAAGTGTATTCAGCCAACTTAACTACCAATGGCCAAAATGCACAAACCGACAGCAAAATCATTACTATTACTGGCGCAGGTGCTCATAGCGTTGAAGTTAAACTGTGTAACCAGCAAGATATAAATGTTAGCTGTGCTAGCGATAGCGAAACTATCACTTTGCAAGGCGGTAGTGATGGCGCAACGTCTAGTTCTTCTTCCAGCACGTCGTCAAGCTCTAGTAGCTCGTCTTCTAGTACTGGTGGTTCAACGTCGAGCACAAGCAGCTCCTCTAGTTCTACTAGTTCATCGAGCAGTTCATCTAGCTCTAGTAGTTCAAGTACATCGGGTGGCGGCGAAACAGATTTATCTGGCGTGGTTTACGGCGAGTACAACAACACTTACAAACAGACGAGCGATAAAATAATTGTTACTTACTTTGTAGAGTGGGGCATTTATGGCCGCGACTATCACGTAAATAATATTCCGGCGTCTAACCTTACGCACGTACTGTTTGGCTTTATTGCAATGTGTGGCGATAACCCACACGCCTCAGGCGGCGCGCAAGCGGCTATTGCTAGCGAGTGTGCAGATAAGCAAGATTTTGAAGTTACCTTGGTAGATCGTTTCGCCAACCTAGAAAAAACTTACCCAGGCGATACGTGGTACGACGATACAACCGGTCAAGATTACAATGGTAACTTTGGGCAACTACGCAAACTAAAAGCACAGCACCCGCATTTAAAAATATTGCCATCTATTGGCGGCTGGACAATGTCTACCCCATTTTATGAAATGGCAAAAAATGAAGCTAACCGCGCAGTGTTTGTTGAATCTGCCGTTAACTTTATTAAAAAATATGACTTCTTCGACGGAGTAGATATAGATTGGGAATACCCTGTATACGGCGGTACAGCCCCAGAATTATCTACCGCTGCCGACCGCGATGCCTATACCGCCTTAATGCGTGACCTACGCGCAGCATTAGACGAGCTGGCAGAAGAAACGGGTCGCGAATACGAAATTACTTCGGCCGTAGGTGCAGCACCAGAAAAAATTGCAGCAGTAGATTACGCCAGTGCCACAACGTATATGGATTACATATTCCTAATGAGCTACGACTACATGGGCGCATGGGCGAACACAACGGGTCACCACACCCCGCTGTACAACAACAACGAAGAGCGAGAAGGTTTTAACACACATGCGTCTGTGCAAAACCTATTAACCGCAGGTGTGCCTTCATCCAAATTAGTCGTGGGTGGTGCATTCTACGGCCGCGGCTGGGTAGGCACCCAAAATACCAACGCTGCCAAAAGCGATTTATTCCCGCTATATGGCCAAGCTTCTGGCGCGGCAAAAGGCACCTGGGAAGCAGGGGTACAAGACTACCGCGACCTGTACGACAACTATATTGGCACCAATGGCACAGGCATTAATGGCTTTAGCGCACACTACGACGAAATAGCCGAAGCCGCCTACCTTTGGAACAGCAGCACCGGCGAATTTATAAGCTACGATTCGCCGCGCTCTATTGCAGCAAAAGCCGATTACGTAAAACAATACAATCTAGCTGGCATGCTAACCTGGGAAATAGACGGCGATAACGGCCAACTACTCAACGCCATTAACGAAAGTTTCGGCAACGAAAAGCAGTAG
- a CDS encoding zinc metallopeptidase — translation MLYALGALLLIALIYGPSLWVRYILRKYSTTLDGMPGTGGELALHLKEQFKLDELVVEQAGDGENYYSPLENAVRLEPSVFNGKSLTAVATAAHEIGHAIQFTRNEPVSHLRSRYMPIALRLQKAGTYLMFALPIIGLVTKSPHIAGLTLLIGIGTMLVSVAMYAAILPEEYDASFNKALPILKKGQYIPEVYLPAVNTILKACAYTYVAAALTNVFSLWRWLRFLR, via the coding sequence ATGCTCTACGCTTTAGGCGCTTTACTCTTAATTGCTCTTATTTACGGCCCATCGCTATGGGTGCGTTACATTTTGCGCAAATACAGCACCACTCTCGATGGCATGCCCGGCACTGGCGGCGAGCTGGCACTGCACCTAAAAGAGCAATTTAAATTAGATGAATTAGTAGTAGAGCAAGCGGGCGATGGTGAAAACTACTACAGCCCGCTTGAAAATGCCGTGCGGCTAGAGCCAAGTGTATTTAACGGTAAATCGCTTACTGCGGTAGCCACCGCTGCCCACGAAATTGGTCACGCCATACAATTTACCCGCAACGAGCCCGTTAGCCATTTGCGCAGCCGCTATATGCCCATTGCTTTGCGCTTACAAAAAGCGGGTACCTATTTAATGTTTGCGCTGCCTATTATCGGTTTGGTTACCAAATCGCCCCATATAGCTGGCCTAACACTGTTAATTGGCATTGGCACCATGCTGGTTTCTGTTGCCATGTATGCGGCAATACTGCCAGAGGAATACGACGCAAGCTTTAACAAAGCCCTGCCTATACTAAAAAAGGGCCAGTACATACCCGAGGTATACCTGCCCGCGGTAAATACCATTCTAAAAGCCTGTGCATACACCTATGTAGCCGCAGCATTAACCAACGTATTTAGCTTGTGGCGCTGGCTAAGGTTTTTACGTTGA